A region of the Micropterus dolomieu isolate WLL.071019.BEF.003 ecotype Adirondacks linkage group LG10, ASM2129224v1, whole genome shotgun sequence genome:
AGTTTCTTCTGGAGCCGCCATGACGCCTCAGCAGAGCACTGAAACCATCCTGAGGTCTGAGTAGGGCAAGAAAACATTTCActagttttaagttttaagaaTAACTTATTGTAATTTTCTTAACATAGTTACAGAAATATAAACATACAGTGATAAGTAAAACCACAAATTATGAGAAAAAGGTATAGTCAGTTTAGATTAACTTTAACAGTTATTTAATACAGACTTGGGGACTGCAAGAAAAGCTTTTTCTACAGATTCAGAGATTGTGACTTCATGGATGATTTGAAAGTGACTCgttcatgttaaacatttgTCTTATTTGTTTCTTCATTTAAAACACAGACTATGAGATGTCAgtatcagcaaaaaaaaaaaaaattaaaaaaaaaagggcctACTAGTTACTTACTTGATGGAATCTGTGCTTTGGTCCTCATCCTGTTTTCCTGCATGAAGCAAATGCAGCCTCCATCATACAACTGAACACTTACTTAAAGGTGGGTTAGTACTGTAGGTTTTAGCACACCTGTGTAAAAACTGGACCAGCTGTCCTGCCGCTGTAAAATTCGGTCTATCCGTCTCTGTTTTGGTGGTTCTTCTTTCTGGAAAAGTTTGGAGATGACACCATTGAGTGATTCTACAAATGCCAATACAAAGTTTCCCACCTCCTTAATCATTCAGATAATCATCCATACAATAGTTTAAAGAATATGTTCATGTCAATTCAACAAGTGTTATTTATACCTTGCATAGTGGCAACgttgtgcttgtgttttttgaGGTCCCTTTCTCACTGGAGGAGTCAGATGAGAGTGGGAGACGAGAGAGACTCCTAgaagacattttttttgcaCGTTTTATAATACTCTTTTATTAAGAGGGGTGGATCTGTGTTGTGAGCGTTAATATGGACTCACCAAGATCTTTCACAAAGCATCACAATCCTCCTCGGATCTTTCTGCCCACGTcccccttctttctttttctccagaGCAGCCAAACTACGAAGGTATCCCTCCGCCACCCCTTTGCCTCTCAGGTACATGCTCCCTGATCCATTTGCCTCCTCAGGATCATGACCTACAACTTCAGCATCTACCTCTTGATTTGTTTCATTctcctctctttgtttttcaacatttttagcTTCAGTGTCAGTTTGAACTTCCCTGGGCTTTTCCTCCAAGACTTCTTGTATTTCCTCCCCCCCATCAGAGTCTTGTCTCTCCGCCTTCTCATCACAATCTGTTACGTCTTTCACCCTGTAAGCGTTTCTCAGAGCGTCCAGCTCGGCccgctcctgctgctgctgcagggtGAGTTCTCTTAGTTTGAGGCAGACGTCTCTGTGCTCGGATCTCAGACTCTCCAGCTCTCCATCCTTCTCCTGCTGTCTGATGAGGGCCTGAGCCAACTGCTCCTCCACAGCCCTGTGGCTCTCCTGGAGCAAACCCAGAGCTTGCTCCGACTCGACCCGCAGCCGGTCAGCCACAGACACAGCAACCTGCAGGTCACACTGAAACTGATGCCACTCCAACCTTTCCGTCTGTCATGGAGGACAAAAGAAAGAGGACCAAGTGGAAAAGAGACAGTGTAATCTTGGTCTCCATAAGGTCTTGGATGTTACTGCTGCCTCTGATCTCTTACCATATGAATATTTGAATAAATTCTGTactttaagaaaaataattgaTGTAACATTTTATTGGAATATGTTTGATTCAGTGATCACATGGCCTAAAAGTCATAAGActgaaatgccaaagaaaagtaaatgaaattaaagattttattcattttccagaaaaaaaaatattgtaagTGTCCAAAGCAAGTCTCTATTTCACAGCAAATAAATGTGAGTTTCTGGACATTTTTATTGTTCATGGGACCTGCAGTTCCAACTCACCCTCAGTGTCTCCCTCAGTGTGTCCACCTCCTCAACCAGCTCATCTTTCTCTGTTATCAAACGCCTGAGCAGCTCTGACAGACGAGTCAAACAAAAAAGGCACACAAGGTTCAGTGAAAAAAGGATTTTGAAGTCTGACAACTGCAGTCAGATTGGGTAATTCATCTATTATTTACTCCAGAGCAACATATAGCACaatttcataaaatatttaacagaaCAGGAAGAAACATTAATGGTGGCTCTGTTCCATTTCGATAGATAGGGCCTGGCACCAATATACCTGAATTGTATGTGGCCATTGATAGTTTTATTAGTTACACGTTTTTGAAacaccaaaatgtctgctgtgacaaCTGTCTTGTCTCTATAGTGAAGGAAAATTAAGTAATACATTTACTTGCCACTTTTCAATCACATTTAtgcttctgtggctctggaagAGCTTTCTAAAGTCATAAAGTAACTCATGATGTCACTGTGATGTCATTAGGGTTATCTCAGTATGGGTTTGAAGACTATGGATTTTTAACTGAAGGCAAGGAGTTTGAAAGATGTAGGCAGGGGTGGAATAACAAAATACTGTACGCTATTGGGTTGCAttatgtaggatccagtgtttttggatcTTGACCCACACGACTGACTAAAAGTCAGGACATCTCATCCTTAATTTGTCTCTTGCATGAAAATACTAAGTCACTAAAACACCCATTTAAGTCTTTTCCTTCTACATTGTCCATTTACTTTATCCACACGCTGAATCAATTCAGTAGTCCTAAACTATCTGAAGAAGCCATGCCACATTACTAAATCACAGTCAGATGATTTTAAGTAAGTCACAGTTTTATGCAAGTTATCAATCTGTAAGTAATATTGCAGTTCCTTCTGATTTCCAACAGGGGTTAACAAGAGTGTACTTAAAGTATCTTTAAGAAAACGAAACAAGGACATACCTACTGCGCCTGTGGTAACATCAGTGTTGGGGGTCAGGCCTAGTGAGGCCCTGTAGTGGTCCATCAGACTGATTAAAACCAGGGTCATctcctctctgactctctctgctgcagcctGCGGCTCCATTCCACTATCCTGCTCCTGCCAGCTCTGCTCTGAAGGCAGGGACGCCGGGCTGCCCGGGCTGAGCTTCGCCTTCCTGTGGCTCGCTGCTGCATCGCTCACCTTTGTCTCAGAGTAGCTGATACTGTCTACACTTATCACAGCCCATTCTGAGGGAGAAGACAGTTTCTGTGTCCAGTCAGCGACTGAAGAGGTGGCGGAGGGGGTGGTGCTGCCAGCtggagatggtgtctgtgtCTTCTTAGAGGAAGCTGCAGATGACAAGGCCATGGCAGCGAGATCTGCCTCTGAGGGCGTGGTAGGAGGTGTGTGGAAGAAATCTAAAGGAGAACCTAAGAGTGGGAAATAAATTGTATAACGGATGAGGAGCAAAATCACCAAAATGTCCTGAGCCTTAAAATCATCTAATTTCAGATGAAAAGTGTGCTGAATGCAAAGCCCCCCCTCTTCTATTCCTCGATGCAGATGTAAGCACCCAGTGTCGGCTCCCTTATTTACTGTCCTGGTGCTGACTGATGCAGCAAAAAGCCTCTCCTGCCAATGTCTTGGcagacaaacactcacacactgttcCCCCATGTGGCAACATCCAGGAAGAGAGACGATTTTACCCTGATCTACTAGCTAACAGCTGCTCTCACTGCGATTACAGCCATCATCCATGCTGCTGGTATTCTGCATAAACCACTTTTAAGAAATTTAGAGTGATTtcattggggttttttttaaagcaggcTTAGTTTATGTATTATAAAATCGTCATCTAAAGTGTCTTCTGTCACTGAGAAATAATGTTAGAGCTATGTGACTGTATGCTGTTTACAGTGTGCACTGGTTATAAACTTGTGTAGATTTTGGCAGGCTACAGGGTTCTCCACCTGCTTTTACTCAGATCTTttcctgcttcctcttcttGTCCTTGTGTTGTACAGCAGGATTCTGCCGACTCATCATTTCCCTGGCAGCCGCATGATGTAGTCTGCTCAGCTATGGCAGGGGAGTTATTCTCATCCTCTATCCTGAGCCTACTTCCTGCATACTGACAGCCAAGAGGGGAAACGAGGAGCAGcattttaaacagctgtaaGTGAGATTTAAACTGAGTGAGCGGCCGGCTGATTGTCTTCAGTTAGAAAACAAGATGTGTAAGGCAGCACGGGGCAATTTCACACATCAGCTGAGCAAAATGACAGCTAGCTTTTAACTGAAGTATACTGAAGGCTTGAGAGAGACTAAAAAGATCGGACGCTGCTGAATCCAACTTACACCGAATCCTCTGAGATAcagtttgtatttcactgcaaaGTTCTGATTCATCACTTCCCGTGTGCCAAGAAATGTTTCTGTGATCATACAGGAGCTGACAAATGAATTTACTTTGCATCTATCGAGTGTCGGCAGCCCCACTTTGAGATTTAGCGTTATACAGGTATACTTTTGCACAAAAAATCTTGTAATAAGTTTGTTTGAATGAAACATTTTGGATTTCTTTTATCAGTGTTTCCTTATTCCTGGTTTAGTGGCATACTTAAGATCAGAACATGCTTTGTGTTGCCTTTGTACTATATCAGTGCACCTTGAGTAAACCAAAGGATATGATGAAGtgtctttacattttataaGAATTAGGAGGACATAATGTAACTTTGAGTTTACCCTCATTTACCTGGTGTTAAAGCCAGCAAAATCTGCTGTTCCAACTGTAAATAAACTGGTTTACACAATAGTCCCCTGAAGTTCTCATTTTCTGCATGTATGTATTCTGCATTGTTATTCTTTTGTAATGCAGAAGAGTAACAAGTACAAAGCTGATGCTGTCATTGTCTGCAgcacaaaacaataacaatttcagagaacttttttgtgtgtttgttttgagtgCAAACACATTGATTTTGACCTGGATTAAGGTGGTTGTATGGACACTGAAGTGAAAAACATGTGGCAATTCTGTCTGAGAGATTTTTCCCATAGCGTTTTGAAACAGAAgcattgtttgtgttgtttgccTTTGTCCTCGGGTACCTGTAGTGCCATGGGTCTCTTTGCCAGTATGGTTACCCATAATCCAGCAGGGGTGGGTGTCTGGATAGGCTATCCCAGTGTCCTTCACTGCGTCCTCTGTTTTGTGAGGCCCACTACTGTATGGATGAGAGggaataaatataaatctttTAATGAGCATGACTCACTGCCAAGTGCAACATGTCAAGAAAAGCTCAGGACATGTTTAGTGCATCTTCTAAGCTTGGAGCCCAAACATTTCCCCCAATGTGACAATAGAGTTCTATAAAGGTTGTTGTTTCTCTTACTAGGAAATACAAATGGCTTTTGGACAGTACAAAGTATTCTGTACTGCCTGtagtatttgtatttattatttttatttttatgaggCCCCACGAATTAAGAGCATACAGTTATACAGCTTTTCTATACATTTCACATAAAGTCATATCTGTGTTGCTCAACAAAGAGACAAAGATGTGTTAAAATGATAACGTCCTTTCTAACAAGTATGCAGAGGCTCCTCTGCAGTGCTGTGGAGTTATGTGTAGCATGTACAAATTAACCAAAATCTATTGAATAATCTAGCGATTTAAGGTTGCTATGGCTGTTGAGAAAAGACATATATATTAAACGTCATAAATAACCTCCCTAAGACATTGAGTGTATCTCCAGTGAAATTCGGCACGCACATGATTTTCGATTAGGCacttaatttcaaaataattaataacaaaTTTCACAACAGACACGCTGCTGACTACTGGCCTTCGCAGATCATTTTAGGGACTAGGATTGGACTACCAGGATAAGAAACTCTCAAACCAGAACTATTGTATTCCGTAGCAACGCGTCCTTTCTATCAATTTCTCAACCGTCTTGAAAATGTGCTGTGCTGCACAATCGCGTTTCCAAAGAAGCCACATAACATTAAACTGTCCGGTTGGTGAATGAAGTTTGGAGTCACGTTTTCCAATAAACACAATCCGTATCCTGGCAGGTGATGTTATTTCTGTGAAAGTATTTCGGCTGAGACATACGTTTCATCCAACAAACGACGCTACACACACCAGTTTCATTCATCCTACCTGCTCAGCCTGCCAGCTGGACGCCTTCCAGTTTGATCCCCGGCTTTCTCGACGTCCCTGTCGACGTTTTCAGCGTCCCGTATCCCAAACTCACCGGAGGACACTGTGCGAGTTACTGAAAATCATGTTTCCCCGATTTCCCCTTTTCACACGCACACAGCAGCCAACACCTAGCCTATAACTTGGGTCCCAGTAATATCCAACTCCGCTGCGCCTTTAAATCCAATGCGACAAAAAACATAGAAGGAGGCAGAAAAAAACTGATTGCGTAGCAGCTGCACGTTGAATCGACGACATGGGGCTGGGGggttaataatattatttagagcgatgtttgaaaatgttttcacacaaaGTAACGACTCAAACGTCGAAATGATGTGGTCTAATTAATAAAAGTAGGCTATGTGCGGACGGTGGCAAAGCAGCGCGAGGAAGCGGTTTAGCTAATTATCACTAAATGCAGGTGTGGCAACACGCAGGTAGGTAGGTTACAGCTTCACGCGGTCTGGATTACGTCACTGTTTTAGCTCAATGTGACAGaaaataagtatatatataagtaATATTTAGCAGACATAACTTTGCTAAATCCAGGTGAGCTGGCCCAAAAGTTTAAGTCAGAACTGGCATTTCCAAGTGTCATTGAAGAGACACCTGTACATTATGCTGTACTGGCAACACACATGTTGAAGAGCATCACTAAGACAAATAGATTCTTCTAATTTAGCACAGCCAGAGCTAAAATCGTAAGTAAAGTGACATTATGATACCTtaaatggaaaaatacagcCTTTGTGCTTTTAAACCAATGGCACACAGGGGAGACATAGGAGTCTAGCATTTGGTGTTACTTATTGTAATTACTTTGTGTCATAAACTGTATAAAGAGTTGGGTacttttaaaaggaatttaaccACATTACTGAGGAGATTGACTATGCCTTTAACCCTTTAGGGCACTCACACAGGGGCGGCCTTTCAGCAGTGCAAATGGTCTCAGATCCTTCATTAAAACACATATTGAATAGGTTACGAGGCACTGGTGTgaagaaaataagtgaaatgtaatttattttttctgggCCGTATTTTCTTTTAGTTTGACTTTTGGTTCATATGACACATCACGCAGTAAAGTCAAATTAGAAGGCCTATAGAAGTCTAtaacagagcgagagagagagagagggggggacaGACTGAGACTGCAGATTGTTGtgtattactattattattattatgtagtgcgtctgagtatttcagcaccatggacagagcAAAGTGAAGAAGATTGTTTCTAGCGCCCTCCAGTGACCAAACTCAGTTCTGACAGGAATAATGAAAGAGTGATAGAGTtatttggaaatatttttaagTCTGTTTCATTCATACAGTACAAAAAACACTGAGTAATCCacaaagaaaaatctaaattttatcTAATTAAAAATGGTATGTTAAATATGGTATATTCTTATTCTTGCCCAAAACAGTTGGTTTAATACGTAACATttacttaagttacttttttgcaGGCTGAATGAAGTTACTTAGTTTACTTACTTTGTTGATGCGGTCAGGGGCAGAGGTTCAGAGTTCCCTgaagtgttgttttaaaatgttctttattcCCACTGCCATTTGTTGAGAGAGTTTAGCCAGCAGCAGTTAGTGCACAGCATTTTACtgtatatgaaataaataataacacatatattgtgttttctctttatttGCACTTTGATGCTCTCAAATGTACTTTattgtatctctgtgtgtacCATGCACCAGCAAAAGACACATTTCTAATAGTTTAGTATCAAATCTTGTGTAAGTATGCATTGTGGGGCTTCAAAAAATGTGAGTTAGAACATTTTTCTAACTCTGACACTATTCTCAGTGGGTCTACAAGGAGTTGTATTCATGTGAGttttaatactgtatatattagaACTTTGTGTGAGTTTTTTTCCATTCATGTAAAATATCTATATTAtcattgttgctgttttttcaaCACATGCTGCAGGCCAAAGTCCATTTGGAAAACTACTAAATATAATATACACCAGACTCCATTTGGAAAACTAATAGTTATAAAATACACCAGAATCAATTAAGAAAACTACTTAATTTAATGTACATTTGGAGTCCAATTGGAAACTACTGATTATAATATACACCAGAGTCAATTGAAAACTACCAAATATGCAGGCTAACACTCATTTGTGCCTATGTCCATTAAGCTTATGAACACTAACATGTAGGCTAGCTGGGCTGTGCACTATGTCATTGTGCAATAAGTAGGCTATTGGGGTTATGCAATAGGTTAGTGGTGCAACACATGGGCTGTTGGATTGTTCAATACTGTATGTCATTGTGTATTGCATATGTTATGTGAAATGGGTGATTTGTCATTTGTGCAATATGTAGGCTATTGGGGTGTGCAATAGGTAAGTTAAGCAATACATAAGCTATTGGATTGTTCAATATGTCATTTGGGCAATACATAGACTGGTTGTGCAATATCTTATTGTACAAGGGTTGTGCTACATTTGCAGGGAATGCAGCCGACAGGGTTATCAAAAATTGCCATCGGAAGAAGGAGTTAATGTGTTTGCTATATAGGTACCTGTCTATTGTATATGAgagctgtgttgtgttgcatgaGAGTATGTGTTGggaaatgtttatttctgtattttgtgttgtctttgtaaagctgcagaacagacagagtccaaaacaaatttcccttcaGGGACAATAAAGTACATCttatcttgtcttgtcttgtctcgtCTTATCTTATCTTGTCTTATCTTATCTTACACCAGATTCCATTAAGAAAACTACTAATTATAATATGCACCATTTGGTAAACTACTAATTATAATAAGgcactttaaaacaaaactagTTGCCTTTCCTGCAAATATTTTGTGAACTGTGTTTCACCACAGAAAAATTCCTCTTTGGCTCCAAGTTCCGGGCCGATATCTTACTCCTAAGGTGTGTGTcagtaaaagacaaaaacagaggcAGTGTAGATTAGGGTGTGTAGGAGGAGACTGTAAAGGTGCAGCTTGGGAGTAACTTCACTTCTGGATGTCAATTacacatacttttttttaaggaaatatTTGCTGAGCTTGTGCTTTGCCAGTATATACCTGCTGACACTAAACCCTACAGGAGCTGCCCAGAGACACAGCAGTCAACCAACACTGGCCTTTCATGAAGCTCTGCTGGAGTAAAGTCATTTGCCCAGGATAGCACAGTGCTTTTCATTCGTTCAGGcccttaaaataaaaagttttttttagatcTTCACAGGTACCTTTTCGTTGTTTTATTCATCAGGCTGCACAAGCAGATCCCTTCTTTAAATTTTGTATAGCTTTCTCTTATCTAGTTGCATAATAGCCTactattgttttttgttttgtttaaaaaaaaaaagtattccttttactttaaagcactttgaaacTTTGTTTATCAAAAGTGCAATGTAAACAAAGTTATTAATGTTGACTAATAGGGAAAATCCAATAAACGGACAGGGTAAAGGATATGAAAATGATGTGACTGTTGTGTTactattttttgtctatttttcaaCTTTAGCTcatatatgataataataattgatgGCTTGTGATATTAGATAAAGTGACATAACTGTCCtttatttgtgcattttctCTTTGAATTATGTAGCCTACGTCACCATTATCTAATGTCAACCAACACCAATAAAATGGACTGCTTTTACTTTTTAGTACTTTTTTTCTGTAGGTATAAGTTCGTATGTTGGGATGTTGCGAAGTCACGTTATTTCTGTTAGATTATATATCATGCAAGTATGCTGTAGGTGCGGACTTTGTGAAAATGGCGTCTGATATTGGCTGCCTTCATAAGAGGAGCTGTGCTTTCAGTGACCACAACAACATCAGTGCGTTATAATTCATCTCCTGAGAATGGAGTCTGCCGCCGCATCAGGACTTGCGTTGGACAAGAAAACACATACAAGCCGCCGTCATCATGGGAAACTACGGCCGCGTTGCTGCAGATGTTTATAACGAAAAACGCAATGAACGTTTTCACGGGTACCCGGGGACGTGATCGCATTTCACTTATTTATCGCCCGTTTACTATCGAAGAAGAAGTGACCTGCTCTGAGGAGGAAGATGTCAGCGCTGAAAAAGGTAGGAAGGAACAGTGTCGTGTTTGTGCATGGCCCGAGCCTGGAGCGCAGcctgttattgttgttatcaTTTTTATTGCCCGTTATATCTCAGGTGCACCTACATGGGATCTGATGGCCGGCTGGAGCATCGCACCTGGTCAGAGTGAAGGTGCAAATGTCAGAAACGGCCAGAAGTTTTACAGAGCATGAATGAGTCACTCACTGAATGATTTTTCACTTGACTGAGTGTTTCCTGCACCCATCAATCAATAGCACTGAATGATGCATGGTGTGTGGGTGAGGTGAGAATTAGAGTACATGTGTTTGGAGGTGGAGGTGAGTGTGTcgggggagaaggaggaggggagcggggtgtttttttttttttaccttagtGAAAAGCCATTGTGAATGGAGGGGACCCACAGCTTCTCCCTCAAGTTACTTCTGTCTGTAAATGCCCACATGTTCACATTGTGCTGCTCCCCTCCATTCAGTCGATctacgtgtatgtgtgtgtctgtctgtctggagtgACTCAGCTGTATTGTACTACTGTATATCTGTCATCCATCTTTTCAtctgtcacaggtgttaccatGGCTACTACAGACTCACTGCTGTCTTTTCTTTGAGAAGGATTCAGGTAAGAGGTGGGAGGGGTGATTAAGTCAAACTTAATGAGGAGGTGTCATTCACGCTAATAGGGAagggtttttttattttggtagcAGGCATCAGAAGGAATAAAGGTGTTAATGGTGGATGCATACTTGCTCTTTTAAAGTGACGATTTTTCAGGAGTAGGAGACCATTTTAGCCAGTCAACCATGTTTGCATCATTGGTGTTTAGTAATAGTGTAAACTTTATTCAGAAACCATAAGAGATATACGCCTGGTGATAAtctatatttctctttttgtcaacaaatcccacaaaAAGACCAAACTGATCATACTAAGTTTTGCCTTTGTAGCCAGATCCTGATATATCTTATTGCTATCTGCCACAGACCTCCATTTTCTGtccaaaaatgattaaaaacagaTTAATGAGTCACAGTTGCACtgagtgacatgttccttcattaccataaACACAGAACATTTTACCATATTGCAAATTCTAAGGCCACTTAGCCTTCTGGGCATATCTAAGTTTTGACACGCTTAATTAAATCCAGCTGTCTTATAAATTAAACCAGTGTACTCATAATCCTCAGAGGAGGGGAAAATGCTGAATGAGGATTTATTTGAAGATTTAGATCACAACAGGGCAGGTGAATCTATCCAAACAAGACGATATATCTCAGACCGATCCCTTACCAACTTCTGCTGTTAAACAGATTAAAACTTCTTTCCAAATTGCAGACTTCTCTACATCTTAACTAGTGACGTGTTTTTCCCTATACTTAAATACACATGTGCACTAGATCACCTTACAGCACTATCACCTGGCATAAACAATAAAGATATATGAACCTGTATTCTTGCACATAaggaaataatattaaatataaacataactTTGGCCATCCACAAATAAGTTATACATAAAACTATTGTATGAACATATATAATTTACCAATCTGAAGTTTCATTTGAGTCAATCCTACATTACTGCCAAAAGTAAGCAGCAAACCAAATGTGTGttaatccacagctgaaaatagttccTATGCACTATAAAATcattttgcccccccccccccaatacaaACAACCTACAATGCACATATTGTTTAGGAAATCATATAccatttaaaaattaatatatttgtgaCCCATTTTGGTATGAATAAGGCCAGCTTTATCCTTTATATGTTTCAAACTGTAAGTTAAACCTGCTTTAATAGGTTTTTTGCCACAACAATctataaacacaacattcacATACTATCGCCTTATATAGTTGATATGGAGAACATGTTAGAAGACAGCTGTCtacttacacatccagcagacaaagagagactTTAGCATTCCTTTGAAGTCTCGTCCACCTGATAAACGTAAGTCCAATATTCCCCTTCATTTGAGCTAATTTTAATTCTTCAACTCCTGAGAGAGTTATCTGACTATTTAGTTGCTAACCTCTACACTATGTTGACCAGCTAGTTGATAACTTtttctgccatttggtgctgtGCAGGAagtgtacagtgggtacagAGCTTTTGCACTGTAAACGTCTGCCTATGGAGGTTGAAACTTTGCTGATAAGTGAGTTGGAACCAAATCAGTTCCAACTCAAGCCTTTCTAGCACTGTCCCCTTACAGTGACAAAGATCGACTTAACAGATGAATGTTTCCCCACCATCTGCCCAGTGCATGATGGGAAAGGCTTGAGTCAAGACAGACCAAAAGACAGCAAATAAACCTCACATAATGTGGTGGAGGTGTTGGCTGCTGTGATGTGTGGAGAATTTTGGCACAGAGCATCAAGGAGATAGTTGTTAATTAGTTAAACTCTGCACGACTCCTTCTCTCAGTAGAGGTCAAAGCACCGAGAACCATCCAAGGAAAAAGCACTGCAGGGGTCCACTGCCTTTCTCTTGGCATTTTTTGGGCATTATAGATGATCAAATGCTGGCTCACATCAGCACAAACCTCAAATACTATCACTATCACTATGATTGCTTTTGAAGCAAAAGGCCACGAGGAAATCATTAAAGAGTGATCTTGAATTTTTACTTTGTGAATTTTAATTCACTTCACACAAAACCAAGTCTTCTCATGATTCTCCTATGACTTGTCGGTGTATAATTCACCAATGAATAAACATTTTAAGGGTcatatttaactatttttacACTGAGGTTTCACCATTTTGTTCTGCTCATTAACATCTCAGCTACATTTTGCACATTAGTAGCTTGTCAGAGTGTTGCTGTATCATTCTGAATCATAACTCCATCCTTAGATAAAGACTGACTAAACTCAAGTTTGACAGCATTTGCTGTGCTCAAATGGTCATATATGTGTTAATTGCAttctgaaaatgtctttttaagcACTACGAATGGGCTGACAGTGGAGTTTCAGCCCGACCACACATCAGAGATTATCTGCGAGTTAATCGTGTGTAGGGTCCTACTGTGCTTTTACAGGCTTTGTCAGCAGAAAGGCTCCGGATGAAGTGAATGTGGATGCGGGAACATCTCTGCGTGTTTGATGTGCATAACCTAAAGAATTGTTCGagttctctttcttttctttatcagCCATCCACAGAACTTTTCAGAGCTCTTGATCATACCTTACTCATCGCTTTCTCAAGGTTGAGGCAGAATGTTAATGACTGTGTGGACTAAACTTGTATTCTTTAAGGAATATAAAGCAAGCAAGCCATGTGGCAGGAGCAGTGATGCTCATTATGACTTTATGTGCAGGAGCTTGAACTTAA
Encoded here:
- the LOC123977950 gene encoding cytospin-A-like, with the protein product MGNHTGKETHGTTGSPLDFFHTPPTTPSEADLAAMALSSAASSKKTQTPSPAGSTTPSATSSVADWTQKLSSPSEWAVISVDSISYSETKVSDAAASHRKAKLSPGSPASLPSEQSWQEQDSGMEPQAAAERVREEMTLVLISLMDHYRASLGLTPNTDVTTGAVELLRRLITEKDELVEEVDTLRETLRTERLEWHQFQCDLQVAVSVADRLRVESEQALGLLQESHRAVEEQLAQALIRQQEKDGELESLRSEHRDVCLKLRELTLQQQQERAELDALRNAYRVKDVTDCDEKAERQDSDGGEEIQEVLEEKPREVQTDTEAKNVEKQREENETNQEVDAEVVGHDPEEANGSGSMYLRGKGVAEGYLRSLAALEKKKEGGRGQKDPRRIVMLCERSWSLSRLPLSSDSSSEKGTSKNTSTTLPLCKKEEPPKQRRIDRILQRQDSWSSFYTGKQDEDQSTDSIKPQDGFSALLRRHGGSRRNSLLRWCQSRTQGYKNIEITNFSSSWEDGMAFCAVYHTYLPTLIPYDTLNPADKKENLDLAFKTGESVGITAALTAEEMLKEDGPDWQKVLGYVESIFRHFEIND